A region of Lycium barbarum isolate Lr01 chromosome 3, ASM1917538v2, whole genome shotgun sequence DNA encodes the following proteins:
- the LOC132633449 gene encoding dof zinc finger protein DOF3.1-like: protein MQDPSFYSQMKPQFPEQEHLKCPRCDSPNTKFCYYNNYNLSQPRHYCKSCKRYWTKGGTLRNIPVGGGSRKNTKRSGKKNTSTTSFNVSSSSSTNNPKTEPFGIPAIPTGPFSSLLVSNEGQFGNFLEALKPNNNSSSGLGSGSGSGSGLDANQQNGNNAYLGVQNGGDSNNFWPDLAIYTPGSNFQ from the coding sequence ATGCAAGACCCATCGTTTTATTCACAAATGAAACCTCAATTCCCAGAACAAGAACACTTAAAGTGTCCAAGATGTGATTCACCAAACACAAAATTCTGTTATTACAACAATTACAACCTTTCTCAGCCACGTCACTATTGCAAAAGCTGTAAAAGGTATTGGACTAAAGGCGGTACTCTTCGTAACATTCCAGTTGGTGGCGGGTCCCGTAAAAACACAAAACGATCAGGTAAAAAAAACACCTCAACGACGTCGTTTAAtgtttcttcatcttcatcaacaaatAATCCAAAAACAGAGCCTTTTGGTATACCTGCAATTCCTACTGGGCCATTTAGTTCACTGTTGGTGTCAAACGAGGGGCAATTTGGGAATTTTCTGGAAGCTTTGAAGCCCAATAATAATTCAAGTTCGGGCTTGGGTTCGGGCTCAGGCTCAGGCTCGGGCTTAGATGCTAACCAACAAAATGGGAATAATGCATATTTGGGTGTTCAGAATGGTGGAGATTCTAATAATTTTTGGCCTGATCTTGCAATTTACACCCCAGgttcaaatttccagtga